In Massilia forsythiae, one DNA window encodes the following:
- a CDS encoding ProQ/FinO family protein: MLKQMQQEFKAFRECLPLAIGIDKQVLARMPGLNRKSMRVALGIHTGSMRYLRAMEKATVRYDLDGNPGAEVTATHRQHAKELLQERFKKEADRKKAEREAAAQEEAERKHQEKLQQLASKFARR; encoded by the coding sequence CTGCTCAAGCAGATGCAGCAGGAATTCAAGGCGTTCCGCGAATGCCTGCCGCTGGCGATCGGCATCGACAAGCAGGTGCTGGCACGCATGCCCGGCCTGAACCGCAAGTCCATGCGCGTCGCACTCGGCATCCACACCGGTTCGATGCGCTACCTGCGCGCCATGGAGAAGGCGACCGTGCGCTACGACCTGGACGGCAATCCGGGCGCCGAAGTCACCGCCACCCACCGCCAGCACGCCAAGGAACTGCTGCAGGAACGCTTCAAGAAGGAAGCCGACCGCAAGAAGGCCGAACGCGAGGCGGCGGCCCAGGAAGAAGCCGAGCGCAAGCACCAGGAAAAGCTGCAGCAGCTGGCTTCCAAGTTCGCACGCCGTTGA
- a CDS encoding 3'-5' exonuclease encodes MSAGARQAPAQARAPAPDDALPPYEGIDLADVRLVRSGDDAAAALAALLEADAIGFDTESKPTFRKGEVSTGPHLVQLATDRHAYLFQIANVALAAGEPAAGIAVLRAVLESPAILKVGFGLGDDLRRLRAKLGIDARNVLDLANALRRGERNAWGAKTAVARFFGRRLQKSRKITTTNWSLPRLSDKQIQYAADDAHVALRVYRHWRALPPDALPATAPDKAPGAGAGRARRKPDPLPD; translated from the coding sequence ATGAGCGCCGGCGCCCGCCAGGCGCCGGCGCAGGCCCGTGCGCCGGCGCCCGACGATGCGCTGCCGCCCTACGAGGGCATCGACCTGGCCGACGTGCGCCTGGTGCGTTCCGGCGACGATGCCGCGGCGGCCCTGGCTGCGCTGCTGGAGGCCGACGCGATCGGCTTCGACACCGAATCCAAGCCGACCTTCCGCAAGGGCGAAGTCTCGACCGGGCCGCACCTGGTGCAGCTCGCGACCGACCGCCATGCCTACCTGTTCCAGATCGCGAACGTTGCGCTGGCGGCCGGCGAACCGGCGGCCGGCATCGCCGTGCTGCGCGCGGTGCTCGAATCCCCCGCCATCCTCAAGGTCGGCTTCGGCCTGGGCGACGACCTGCGCCGCCTGCGCGCCAAGCTCGGCATCGACGCGCGCAACGTGCTCGACCTGGCCAACGCCCTGCGCCGCGGCGAGCGCAACGCCTGGGGCGCCAAGACCGCGGTGGCGCGCTTCTTCGGACGGCGCCTGCAGAAATCGCGCAAGATCACCACCACCAACTGGTCGCTGCCGCGCCTGAGCGACAAGCAGATCCAGTACGCCGCCGACGATGCCCATGTCGCCCTGCGTGTCTACCGCCACTGGCGCGCGCTGCCGCCGGACGCGCTGCCGGCAACAGCGCCGGACAAGGCGCCCGGTGCCGGCGCCGGACGCGCACGCAGGAAACCGGACCCGTTGCCGGACTGA
- a CDS encoding c-type cytochrome: protein MNRLRLPTFLLFVSFLPALQACSSSADGPVDGAKAFQKCASCHQVGPNARGGFGPQLNGLFGRRAGSSADFIYSDAMKRSGIVWDERSLAAFLRDPSKVVPGTRMRFWGIGDERELAALLAHLRGFQQAGDGADDGADARRPAIRLPK from the coding sequence ATGAATCGTCTGCGCCTGCCCACGTTCCTGTTATTCGTGTCGTTCCTGCCTGCGCTGCAGGCCTGCTCGTCCTCCGCCGACGGCCCGGTCGACGGCGCCAAGGCTTTCCAGAAATGCGCGTCCTGCCACCAGGTCGGCCCCAACGCGCGCGGCGGCTTCGGTCCGCAGTTGAACGGCCTGTTCGGCCGGCGCGCCGGATCGAGCGCGGATTTCATCTATTCCGACGCGATGAAGCGCTCCGGCATCGTCTGGGACGAGCGCTCGCTGGCCGCCTTTTTGCGCGATCCGTCGAAGGTGGTGCCGGGCACCCGCATGCGCTTCTGGGGGATCGGCGACGAGCGCGAGCTCGCCGCGCTGCTGGCGCATCTGCGCGGCTTCCAGCAAGCCGGCGACGGCGCCGACGATGGCGCCGATGCGCGCCGGCCTGCCATCCGCCTCCCGAAATAG